The DNA segment AAAATTCTTGTAGTTTTTCATTTTTAGTTTCATCTAATTGTTCTAAAAATGATTTATTAGGGTTATTTGATAGCATAGAAAGCACTAATTTAAAGTGTAAGTAATATTTTTAAGACTTTTAGGCTAGTCGCCATTATATTTGAATTTTGAATAGCTTTAAAAGGGGCTAAAACAATTGAATTATTGTAAAAATCATAAGGGTTTCATCTTTTTTCTAAATAAGTTTGAAAACCGTAAGAAAATACACCTATATAGTTTTTGGAAGATTGGTCAACTGGGAAAGGAAATTTAAAGTTATATCAATCATTAAAATAATCAGCAGCTTTTATATCTTTATTTGGAACAGCCTCTAATGATAATGTTTTATTTTTATGATTAATTCTTTCTTGTAAAAAGTGTCTATCTAAACGTTTATAAAATTGTTTTGATATATCATACATTTCTTTGTAGCTGATTTTAGGGTTCATTGTTTCTCTTTCAAGATTTTGACCGTGATTATTTTCAATCAGCTTCTTCTTCATTGTGTTTTTCAAGCAATTCTGTTTCTTTTTCACCAAAATCTAAAGGTAAAACACCGTGATACATAGAAGAAAACTCAGAGCTTTTTGTGTAAATATCTTCATATGCATTAATTATTTTATCTAAATTATAAGTTAATGCATCTTTTCAAACTATTCCTAATCTTTTTGTTGAATAGTTTGTATTAATAAATTCTGTACTTCCTTCATTAAAAAGTCTATTTAATCTATTTTGTAGTTGTTGTTTATTATTATAAACATTATCCATTTGTAAAATATAATCATAGTATTTTTTAATACCTGAATAGTATCAAATAGCTGTTGGATGTTTTAAAATTATTGTTAATGGGTCTGGTAGTTTTAATGAATAGGGAAATTTAGGATCAGTTCTTAAGTCATAAGCTAAAAAGTTTCCTGCATCATTGAATGCTTTTGGATTAGCATCTAGCATTGCATTGTTTGAATATACTTCCTTAAAATTATTAATTATTTCAGAATGAGTAATTTTTGGTTTTTCGTCTTCTTTTTTTAATAGGTTCTGTTGAATCCTTTGGTGGTGTTGTTGGATTAGGAGTAGGATTTGTTGATGTTTCAGGGTTTTCTTTATCCTTTTCACCTTCTCTATTTCCATTTAATATTAGATTTACTTTTTCTAAACAAGAAGCAGATAAAATTGGTAATGATAAAATTGGAGCAACAGCACCTATTCATTTTAAAATTTTTTTGTTTTTCATAATTATTCCTTTATTTGATAATTTAATATTAATTAAATTATAACAAATGATATTTTTAAAAAAATTATTTAATTTATTGTATATAAAAAGTTAGTTAATTTTGTTAACTAACTAATTATAAAAGTACTTATTTATAGTATTTTTAGTTTTTTATTCATAAGCGTATATTAATCAAGGTATAAAACTCATTAATGATTTTTTTCTTAAATTTGATATTTTTTGATTAATAATTTTTTCAATTTTATTGCTAATTACTTTTAAAATTATTTCACCATTGATATCATTTGTTCATAAGCAAATCAACCTAAATATTCTCCAAAATCACCATATTCTGATTGTGGAATAATTATCTTATTATTTTTTAAATAAATTTTATTAATAGAATATTTAAAGCTGTTTTTTAATTTTATTAAAAATTATTGCTTTAAATTTATTATTTGTATATGTGTATTTATTTATTTTAAAGTAATAATAATATTTCATAGTTTTACATATATCTTTATTTTTTAGTTATATTAGTCAATTTGATATATTAATTTCTTTTTATTTCAGGATTTTTAACAATTATTAAATTTATATCAAATTTAGGTTTTTTATTTGATGATTCTAAAAACCAAATTAAATCCTTTTTTAAAATTTTAATTATTTCTTTTAAGAATTCTTTATTATGACTTATAAAAAGACCTAGAATTCTATCTTGATAAATACTTTTATCTTTTTCACTTAAATTAAATATTTTTGGCATAGCCTCAAATCAAGTGTTTCAAAATGTTTCGAAGTCTATATATCCATTTTCTACATAAATTATAATATTATTATTTGATAAAATTCATTCTATTCTTTCTGATTTAGACAATATTTTGAAAAATGATAAACTTTATTAAAATAATCATTTTTTAAAACATTTTCTAATTCTTCAATTTTATTATCTTTATCATAAGATAGTCAAA comes from the Mycoplasmopsis maculosa genome and includes:
- a CDS encoding variable surface lipoprotein, coding for MKNKKILKWIGAVAPILSLPILSASCLEKVNLILNGNREGEKDKENPETSTNPTPNPTTPPKDSTEPIKKRRRKTKNYSFWNN